The DNA segment gacgctcatctagactcttctccgtctcagaatgaacttcccctcgaggtcagaacatcacagtCCCTGATGGCAGcttaacaccttcctctttagagaagatttagatgaacttgtaaccttcttctgtatagaaactagaacagagtgaataaaaagattgtattcatagttgggggtcctggtgaaccagaactgaccacctcatccatggtgacatggaagcacgttgtaagtcgctctggatcagggcgtctggtaaatacagtaaatgtgaatgtaaatgttgtataaaTGTGAAGCAGGTTGAGTTGTTAACTGTGAAGGCTCCACTGCAGTTCATGTAGTCAGTTACGGGAACAGATCTGCAGCGAGATCCTGGGGGAGGGACCTCAGCTCGGGCATGTGGCCAAACTCCCCCTCGTTCTGACACAACTTTCTCTGGAAGTTTGACTTGGCTGCAGGCTGCAGGCTGCGTGCGTGTATTTAAACGGCTGATGCGGGCCAGCGGATTCCAGACTTCAGCAGCTCCCTGAGCTTCCAGAGCACCCCATCTCCACTCGGACAGGATGAACCCCCCGCCTGCCACAGCCGCGCTTCTCCTCTCCGCCCTGGTGCTCTGCGCCACCTCACGTACGTTGCTAATCGTCCTTCCTGCTGCATGCAcggatgcggtgaaacgcgtccGTTATTTCACTCGGAACTTGTTTTGTGCTGCAGAAAATGCGCTGCGCTGCCAGTGCCCCAAAGTGGTGGACGAGAAGCCCAGAAACATCGAGAGGGCGGTGAAGAGCATCAGCCGCCTGCCCGCCGGACCACACTGCCGAAACGAGCAAGTCATGTAGGTCCCTCACGCCCCAACACAGAGATCCACTCCAACCGCTTCTCAAGCGGCCTCTCTGGCTCTCCCGCAGCGCCAGCGTGCTGATAAAGAGCAAGGCCACCAAGGTGTGCTTCAGCCCCGCCGCCCCGTGGGTGAAGGAGCTGGAGGCCAAGTGAGTTGTGGTCCATCCACGTCCAGAAACCCCAGACGGTGGCGAGTCGGTGTTCTACCTTCCTTCTTCTTTTACAGGATAATCGGGAAACCTCGCGCCAAcgccaccaccgccaccaccgccgccaccgcgTCACCTTAAACTGCCCGTGGCTGTGGCCTCTACCCATAATTCCCTGGCCAGACGTAAGCGGATTGTCCATGTAGCCCTTTCTGGAAGGAAGTAAGCTGGAGAATGAAGGATTGGACGGACTGGACTGTGCGAGGAACCCAGCGGTTAAATCTGGTCTCTTTGTTGGGACTCTACGTTCCCTTTTttgaaataatgtgaagaacgtGTTTGGAATGTGAGCTCGCGCGCATTTAAAAGAGAATGAATGCTATTTTTTATTAGAACGTTACCTACCGTGCTTTCTTCTTCTAGCATTTCTGCTCCATGTTGCGACAGTGAATAAAGAAACTTCTTCTTTTCTATTTCTGTGTTGAAATGTCTTCTTTATagaacctacacacacacacacacacacaggatctgGTATCTTCAGCGGAGTGCAGACACGTTTCAGAATTGCCGAGGTGGAAAGATCACGTCCatgaagcaaacaaaaaaaaagggacaggcCACGATGGGACTTTCATCTCCACGTTTCCACCATTGACTGGTCACACCTTGAAGATGAGATCCAGCCACCTTTACTCTGCTGCAGGGTGACCAGAAGACCACCTTCCAGACGATGTGGAGCGCTCAGTAGACCCCCGATCCTTCTGGTGTGGTGATGAGGGACAGTGGTGGAACATTTggctgtgtgcaccgcgtgctgtgcatcacactgacaatcacttggTGATTTGTGGAGTAAACATCACTCTGGGTTTTACTCATGCAGAAAGTAGATCCTTCAGAACAACATCACAACACCTTGCGGTGGTTCTTTGCGGCGatgatttcatcatttgttCGGGTTTTGCATGCTGATGAATCATATGGACGTCTTTTGCTGATCATGCAAAGGATGATGCGGCGTTTTCTCCAGAACTTCCTCATGTCCGTGTGGTTCTACAGAAGGCCACAGTCCAGCTGCACTGTAGTTCAGGGTAAAatgtgactgagtgtgtgtgtgtgtgtgtatgtgtatgtgtgtgtatatatgtgtgtgtgtgtgtgtgtgtgtgtatatgtgtgtgtgtgtgagtgtatatatgtgtgtgtgtgtgtgagtgtgtgtttgtgagtgtatatatgtgtgtgtgtgagtgtgtgtgtgtgtgtgtgtttgtgagtgtatatatgtgtgtgtgtgtgtgtgagtgtgtgtttgtgagtgtatatatgtgtgtgtgtgagtgtgtgtgtgtttgtgagtgtatatatgtgtgtgtgtatgtgtgtgtatatatgtgtgtgtgtgtgtgtatatatgtgtgtgtgtgtgagtgtatatatgtgtgtgtgtgtgtgtgtatgtgtgtgtgtatatatgtgtgtgtgtgtgagggacagAAAGTTCAGACCGGGAACCCACACACTTAAGCACATGAGCGCCTGCTGATCAACTCACCAAATAACGGGGCTTTTACACACAAACGcgggtcagacacacacacacacacacatgtccgcGGGTCACACACGCAGAAGTAAACAAGTCACATGACCGGCGGGTATTTAAGCAGCGAGCTGCGCCGCACTGCAGCGCCCTGCAGCGACCGTGACCATGTCCTCCCTGACCCTCATGCTGCTCGgcggcttcctcctcctcgccgcGGCCCAGGGTAAGTCCGGGGAGGTCGCCGTGGCGATCTGCAGGGGGTTCCATGGTCCAGGAATGGCCTGGAGATCCAGGGCGTGAGAACGACATCATTCACCGGACAGGAAGCGCTAATTGAGGGTGATTTGTGCTTTTCCGTGTGTTGCCTCAGGAATGCAGCCACTTGGGCGGGGCTACAACCGCCGCTGCCTGTGCTTCGACCTCGAGTCCAGGGTGATACCTCCAGACAAGCTGAGGAGCGTGGAGATCCTCCCCAGCGGCCCTCACTGCAGGAACGCCGAGGTCGTGTAAGTGGCGCCGCAGCCGCCACTTTGTGCCGTACGGACGCGGGCCGCCAcctcctgacctctgacctttacaGGGCCCAGCTGGCGGGCGGCGAGAAGATCTGCCTGAACCACCGCGCGCCGTGGGTGCGGCGGCTCGTGCGTTTCATCCTGGAGAAGGAGCCACATCAGACCGCGCTTCTTCACTAGCGACACGTATTTCATCTCCCCAGAAAGTCTTTAGTTTCTCGCAAGCGCTGAAGAAGAATTGTCGTGTCACGAGGAGGAAGATATTTATATGAAAACAGCCGGACGCGTCCCATCATATGACTGCAATGGATAATCATTCTTAAGTAAATCCCTTTATTGACGAACCCACAGTAAGATTCGATGAAGAAGATCCACCAGCCAGAAGCTATCAGGAAGAACCAGGAGCCAGAAGCTACGAACAAGGACCCAGAGGCAGAAAGTGTCGATGTGGACGGGACAGAAGAGGCTGGAGAGACATGAGAAGGACCGTTGTCCTCCAGCACCGGCCCTTCAATTGGTCACTTGTAATATTAGGACTGCTCGCACTGATGCTGCTGTTTACCTGCCTGTGAACTGTCATAATTCTCACgaacatctgccaaataaaggAACGGGAGTGAGAACAATACCACAAGGGTGTGATCAAGAGCGTGCGTTTCCTCTTCTTTCACCTCATAATCGCtctgccacttcctgtttttaatgGCGAATAGTTTCAGAATCGTGGCGTGTATGACCCGCGTTGTGTAACCGTAGTTTCTGCAAGAAatatgtttcattcaaaataaatctCGTTTTTTGCTCTTGCGATGATGTGTCTGGCTGATGTTGTCATTTCATGCTGGTTAGAACATGCCTGGAATGCTGGAGTGGTTTGAAACCCGAGGGACGGATACGCGGGACAACATGCCAGCCATGCTGTCCCCCGGGGGACGCGGAGTTTGAAGTAGAAACGAGTCTTCAGTTCGCTGCAAAATAACATCTCCTGCCAACAGACGTTTCCTTTTGGGATCAATAAAGTGTCTTTATAGCCTCCCAGACAACACGTGTTGTTCAGTTGTTGCCCCA comes from the Denticeps clupeoides unplaced genomic scaffold, fDenClu1.1, whole genome shotgun sequence genome and includes:
- the LOC114774342 gene encoding interleukin-8-like, encoding MNPPPATAALLLSALVLCATSQNALRCQCPKVVDEKPRNIERAVKSISRLPAGPHCRNEQVIASVLIKSKATKVCFSPAAPWVKELEAKIIGKPRANATTATTAATASP
- the LOC114774344 gene encoding interleukin-8-like, which encodes MSSLTLMLLGGFLLLAAAQGMQPLGRGYNRRCLCFDLESRVIPPDKLRSVEILPSGPHCRNAEVVAQLAGGEKICLNHRAPWVRRLVRFILEKEPHQTALLH